The Papio anubis isolate 15944 chromosome 1, Panubis1.0, whole genome shotgun sequence genome window below encodes:
- the CCDC28B gene encoding coiled-coil domain-containing protein 28B isoform X1, which translates to MDDKKKKRSPKPCLAQPAQAPGTLRRVPVPTSHSGSLALGLPHLPSPKQRAKFKRVGKEKCRPVLAGGGSGSAGTPLQHSFLTEVTDVYEMEGGLLNLLNDFHSGRLQAFGKECSFEQLEHVREMQEKLARLHFSLDVCGEEEDDEEEEDGVTEGLPEEQKKTMADRNLDQLLSNVGSCLGALVPGGTRGGGGTYSQSHSWALGEKVGVHGSKSSGPLNLPRR; encoded by the exons ATGgatgacaaaaagaagaaacgGAGTCCCAAGCCCTGCCTGGCCCAGCCAGCCCAGGCCCCAGGCACACTACGCAGGGTCCCTGTGCCTACCAGCCACAGCGGCTCCTTGGCCCTAGGACTTCCTCATCTGCCATCCCCCAAGCAGCGGGCCAAGTTCAAGAG AGTAGGCAAGGAGAAGTGCCGCCCAGTCCTGGCTGGAGGTGGAAGCGGCTCTGCAGGCACGCCCCTGCAGCACTCCTTTCTGACTGAGGTGACCGATGTCTATGAGATGGAGGGGGGACTCCTGAACCTGCTCAATGATTTCCACTCGGGCCGGCTGCAGGCCTTCG GGAAGGAATGCTCCTTTGAGCAGCTGGAGCACGTTCGGGAGATGCAGGAGAAGCTGGCCCggctgcactttagcctggatgtgtgtggggaggaggaggacgatgaagaggaagaggatgggGTCACTGAGGGGCTGCCAGAGGAGCAGAAGAAGACGATGGCTGACCGTAACCTGGACCAGCTGCTTAGCAATGTAGGTTCATGTCTGGGTGCTTTGGTTCCTGGGGGCACCAGGGGTGGAGGAGGTACATACTCCCAAAGCCATTCCTGGGCCCTGGGTGAAAAGGTGGGAGTGCATGGATCCAAGAGCTCTGGGCCCCTCAACCTCCCCAGAAGATAG
- the IQCC gene encoding IQ domain-containing protein C isoform X1 gives MTHFAGAQTAGPLGSMEEKLLVRKVSALQACVRGFLVRRQFQSLRAEYEAIVREVEGDLGTLQWTEGRIPRPRFLPEKAKSHQTWKAGDRVANPEQGLWKHFPCKESEGEATWEEMVLKKSGESSANQGSVCRDHSSWLQMEQNRKPSQEETRDMTRMENPEATDSRLPHSQPQLQELQYHCSHLAMELLWLQQAINSRKEYLILKQTLRFPEAGPIREEPSVCPEHGEQTCERNQSQPSAPLEDQSYRDRTAGEPPLEDQSYRDRTTGEREQENDSCQRVKSAHRSPGCLATTQKNIAGAKCREPCYSRSGPPSNSQALGDRLTKGPDDGRQTFGGTCLLQMKILEDQIPRGLKPRDHCPRKSRTQLSALCEDANIKETSPRKLDHKEPDCRTARTQELGLSGDHIIWDGTLAGPEHSVLDLWRTKPPKGQIPTDRSSRDGTSYEPSHEGQKKQRTIPWRSKSPEILSSTGAGCTGEEQWRDRPWKTGPPG, from the exons ATGACGCACTTCGCAGGCGCGCAGACCGCAGGGCCGTTGGGTTCCATGGAGGAAAAGCTGCTGGTTCGGAAGGTGTCGGCATTGCAG GCCTGCGTCCGGGGCTTCTTGGTCCGACGCCAGTTCCAGAGCCTGCGAGCTGAGTATGAGGCGATTGTACGGGAGGTCGAGGGCGACCTGGGCACGCTTCAGTGGACCGAGGGCCGCATTCCCAGGCCGCGATTCCTCCCAGAG AAGGCAAAATCCCATCAGACCTGGAAAGCAGGAGACAGGGTAGCAAATCCAGAGCAGGGGCTGTGGAAGCACTTCCCATGTAAAGAGTCTGAGGGAGAGGCCACCTGGGAGGAGATGGTGCTGAAGAAGTCAGGAGAGAGCTCAGCAAATCAAGGAAGCGTCTGCAGAGATCACAGCTCCTGGCTTCAGATGGAGCAGAACAGGAAACCCAGCCAAGAGGAGACCAGAGACATGACAAGGATGGAGAATCCAG AAGCCACAGATTCAAGACTGCCCCACAGCCAACCTCAGCTTCAAGAACTTCAGTACCACTGCAGCCACTTGGCCATGGAATTGCTGTGGCTGCAACAGGCCATCAATAGCCGTAAGGAG TACCTAATTCTCAAACAAACACTGAGATTCCCAGAGGCAGGCCCGATCAGAGAGGAGCCCAGTGTGTGCCCAGAACATGGGGAACAGACCTGTGAGAGGAACCAGTCACAACCGAGCGCACCACTGGAGGACCAGTCCTACAGAGATAGGACCGCTGGAGAGCCACCACTGGAGGACCAGTCCTACAGAGACAGGACCACTGGAGAGCGAGAACAGGAGAATGACTCCTGTCAGAGGGTCAAATCAGCCCACAGATCCCCAGGATGTTTGGCCACTACACAAAAAAACATTGCTGGGGCTAAGTGCAGAGAACCATGCTACAGCCGGTCTGGACCCCCATCAAACAGCCAGGCCTTGGGGGACAGGCTCACCAAAGGGCCAGATGATGGAAGACAGACTTTTGGAGGGACCTGCCTGCTACAGATGAAAATCCTGGAGGACCAGATTCCCAGAGGCTTAAAACCTAGGGACCATTGTCCCAGGAAGTCCAGGACACAGCTGTCTGCACTCTGTGAGGACGCAAATATTAAGGAGACGTCTCCCAGAAAACTAGACCACAAAGAGCCTGACTGCCGAACAGCCAGGACACAAGAGTTGGGCCTCTCGGGGGACCACATCATCTGGGATGGGACCTTGGCAGGGCCAGAGCATAGTGTCCTCGATCTCTGGAGGACTAAACCACCCAAAGGCCAGATCCCCACTGACAGAAGCTCCAGAGATGGAACCTCGTATGAGCCTAGTCACGAAGGACAAAAAAAGCAGAGGACTATACCATGGAGATCAAAGTCACCTGAGATCCTGTCTTCTACAGGGGCAGGCTGTACAGGAGAGGAACAGTGGAGGGACAGGCCATGGAAAACAGGACCACCTGGCTAG
- the CCDC28B gene encoding coiled-coil domain-containing protein 28B isoform X2, producing MDDKKKKRSPKPCLAQPAQAPGTLRRVPVPTSHSGSLALGLPHLPSPKQRAKFKRVGKEKCRPVLAGGGSGSAGTPLQHSFLTEVTDVYEMEGGLLNLLNDFHSGRLQAFGKECSFEQLEHVREMQEKLARLHFSLDVCGEEEDDEEEEDGVTEGLPEEQKKTMADRNLDQLLSNLEDLSNSIQKLHLAENAEPEEQSAA from the exons ATGgatgacaaaaagaagaaacgGAGTCCCAAGCCCTGCCTGGCCCAGCCAGCCCAGGCCCCAGGCACACTACGCAGGGTCCCTGTGCCTACCAGCCACAGCGGCTCCTTGGCCCTAGGACTTCCTCATCTGCCATCCCCCAAGCAGCGGGCCAAGTTCAAGAG AGTAGGCAAGGAGAAGTGCCGCCCAGTCCTGGCTGGAGGTGGAAGCGGCTCTGCAGGCACGCCCCTGCAGCACTCCTTTCTGACTGAGGTGACCGATGTCTATGAGATGGAGGGGGGACTCCTGAACCTGCTCAATGATTTCCACTCGGGCCGGCTGCAGGCCTTCG GGAAGGAATGCTCCTTTGAGCAGCTGGAGCACGTTCGGGAGATGCAGGAGAAGCTGGCCCggctgcactttagcctggatgtgtgtggggaggaggaggacgatgaagaggaagaggatgggGTCACTGAGGGGCTGCCAGAGGAGCAGAAGAAGACGATGGCTGACCGTAACCTGGACCAGCTGCTTAGCAAT CTGGAAGACCTAAGTAATTCGAT CCAGAAGCTGCACCTGGCCGAGAACGCCGAGCCTGAGGAGCAGTCTGCTGCGTAG
- the IQCC gene encoding IQ domain-containing protein C isoform X2 — MTHFAGAQTAGPLGSMEEKLLVRKVSALQKAKSHQTWKAGDRVANPEQGLWKHFPCKESEGEATWEEMVLKKSGESSANQGSVCRDHSSWLQMEQNRKPSQEETRDMTRMENPEATDSRLPHSQPQLQELQYHCSHLAMELLWLQQAINSRKEYLILKQTLRFPEAGPIREEPSVCPEHGEQTCERNQSQPSAPLEDQSYRDRTAGEPPLEDQSYRDRTTGEREQENDSCQRVKSAHRSPGCLATTQKNIAGAKCREPCYSRSGPPSNSQALGDRLTKGPDDGRQTFGGTCLLQMKILEDQIPRGLKPRDHCPRKSRTQLSALCEDANIKETSPRKLDHKEPDCRTARTQELGLSGDHIIWDGTLAGPEHSVLDLWRTKPPKGQIPTDRSSRDGTSYEPSHEGQKKQRTIPWRSKSPEILSSTGAGCTGEEQWRDRPWKTGPPG, encoded by the exons ATGACGCACTTCGCAGGCGCGCAGACCGCAGGGCCGTTGGGTTCCATGGAGGAAAAGCTGCTGGTTCGGAAGGTGTCGGCATTGCAG AAGGCAAAATCCCATCAGACCTGGAAAGCAGGAGACAGGGTAGCAAATCCAGAGCAGGGGCTGTGGAAGCACTTCCCATGTAAAGAGTCTGAGGGAGAGGCCACCTGGGAGGAGATGGTGCTGAAGAAGTCAGGAGAGAGCTCAGCAAATCAAGGAAGCGTCTGCAGAGATCACAGCTCCTGGCTTCAGATGGAGCAGAACAGGAAACCCAGCCAAGAGGAGACCAGAGACATGACAAGGATGGAGAATCCAG AAGCCACAGATTCAAGACTGCCCCACAGCCAACCTCAGCTTCAAGAACTTCAGTACCACTGCAGCCACTTGGCCATGGAATTGCTGTGGCTGCAACAGGCCATCAATAGCCGTAAGGAG TACCTAATTCTCAAACAAACACTGAGATTCCCAGAGGCAGGCCCGATCAGAGAGGAGCCCAGTGTGTGCCCAGAACATGGGGAACAGACCTGTGAGAGGAACCAGTCACAACCGAGCGCACCACTGGAGGACCAGTCCTACAGAGATAGGACCGCTGGAGAGCCACCACTGGAGGACCAGTCCTACAGAGACAGGACCACTGGAGAGCGAGAACAGGAGAATGACTCCTGTCAGAGGGTCAAATCAGCCCACAGATCCCCAGGATGTTTGGCCACTACACAAAAAAACATTGCTGGGGCTAAGTGCAGAGAACCATGCTACAGCCGGTCTGGACCCCCATCAAACAGCCAGGCCTTGGGGGACAGGCTCACCAAAGGGCCAGATGATGGAAGACAGACTTTTGGAGGGACCTGCCTGCTACAGATGAAAATCCTGGAGGACCAGATTCCCAGAGGCTTAAAACCTAGGGACCATTGTCCCAGGAAGTCCAGGACACAGCTGTCTGCACTCTGTGAGGACGCAAATATTAAGGAGACGTCTCCCAGAAAACTAGACCACAAAGAGCCTGACTGCCGAACAGCCAGGACACAAGAGTTGGGCCTCTCGGGGGACCACATCATCTGGGATGGGACCTTGGCAGGGCCAGAGCATAGTGTCCTCGATCTCTGGAGGACTAAACCACCCAAAGGCCAGATCCCCACTGACAGAAGCTCCAGAGATGGAACCTCGTATGAGCCTAGTCACGAAGGACAAAAAAAGCAGAGGACTATACCATGGAGATCAAAGTCACCTGAGATCCTGTCTTCTACAGGGGCAGGCTGTACAGGAGAGGAACAGTGGAGGGACAGGCCATGGAAAACAGGACCACCTGGCTAG